The Methanosphaera stadtmanae DSM 3091 genome includes a window with the following:
- a CDS encoding adenosylcobinamide amidohydrolase, which translates to MSGFYSEKIFTNELFDVFKQDAAIVVYLKKENNLIISSWINGGYQENLKYIVNQTLDGTDYDEMVSMDYSTFQTRCMEKINLNPNESAGMATSACMDNYAISVYEYKDLKVTSIVTAGADNNGIKAGDPASFYEHNNEYNLDVGTINIITIIDANLEPGTLITASITATEAKTSVLQDLKLESQFSTHIATGTGTDGICVISNKSSENHIENAGKHSKLGEIIAKSVQEATRKALYLQTEMCISYQKSVLNRLSRFNIDFDTFYNKTEGITKTDYAMKFNNFNSNTENIAYISGIIDLIDETQTNLLEICDVVHPIKNIIKLFLDVEYDVEFNSIDDVLNYLIDAINTHLLK; encoded by the coding sequence ATGTCTGGATTTTATTCTGAAAAAATTTTTACCAATGAATTATTTGATGTATTTAAACAGGATGCTGCAATTGTTGTTTATCTAAAAAAGGAAAATAACTTGATTATTTCATCATGGATTAATGGAGGTTATCAAGAAAATTTGAAATATATTGTTAATCAAACATTAGATGGTACAGATTATGATGAAATGGTTTCAATGGATTATTCCACATTTCAAACAAGATGTATGGAAAAAATTAATTTAAATCCAAATGAATCAGCAGGTATGGCAACATCTGCATGTATGGATAATTATGCAATAAGTGTATATGAATATAAGGATTTAAAAGTAACTTCTATTGTAACAGCAGGTGCAGATAATAATGGAATTAAGGCGGGAGATCCTGCATCATTTTATGAACATAATAATGAATATAATCTCGATGTTGGAACAATAAATATTATAACAATAATTGATGCAAATCTAGAACCAGGAACATTAATAACAGCATCAATAACAGCTACTGAAGCAAAAACTAGTGTACTTCAAGATTTAAAATTAGAAAGTCAGTTTTCAACACATATAGCAACAGGTACTGGTACTGATGGAATTTGTGTTATTTCCAATAAATCTAGTGAGAATCATATTGAAAATGCAGGTAAACACTCAAAGCTAGGTGAAATTATTGCAAAGTCAGTTCAAGAAGCAACAAGAAAAGCTCTCTATCTACAAACAGAAATGTGTATATCTTACCAGAAATCAGTACTTAACAGATTAAGTAGATTTAACATAGATTTTGATACATTCTACAATAAAACAGAAGGTATTACAAAGACAGATTATGCTATGAAATTCAATAATTTCAATAGTAATACAGAAAATATTGCATATATAAGTGGAATTATTGATTTAATTGATGAGACTCAAACAAATCTACTAGAAATATGTGATGTAGTACATCCCATAAAAAATATTATTAAATTATTTTTAGATGTGGAATATGATGTAGAATTTAATTCCATTGATGATGTACTAAACTATTTAATCGATGCAATAAACACACATCTTCTAAAATAA
- a CDS encoding Ig-like domain-containing protein, with product MKNKIILSSILLIVLILGLSAISATDTNTTTITSIEKQTIDTTTSQTIDNKELKSTIKDTKTEITPKKEIKTKEITTQNQKNNKEIKTTNKTLKKESEINYYVSNDKGSDTNDGSIDKPYKTINQAITQTTKDNIYNIHITEGKYTGVGNTNLTINGDYKINFIGDGINKTIIDGDGKYTINPNPGYVWGSSPDWWWYINCSGNWGMNITKGTGYITLSNMNIQHMLATGGADISLNPYGGITNYGNLSVNNVLFYQNLGGVGASIQNKNNATLTVNNSIFQENRKSNTTGNFGAGIYNNGTASVTNSLFKDNLARWGTLTNDGIIDIVNCTFRDGISYDGSSTYKFGSGIAANTGGASFSNPYDLDGLVTNVINCTFINNEQTDIYVGLGNLFVNNCNFNQSTGIYTKGSSSYGNIKTGIYNSTFTNMKPSNLFSSLSVTTGTTFAIYLESSGNITIQGNVINLAKYGYGIYVNSNTTINNNTLNKYIYIKGKNNKIMNNIIKTNDIYAIEIISSAINGGNNEITNNTLYSQVFTGDKAVLYSDKSNTIKNNIPVTGSYINLTDDNYNIYFDKNGVIKTDVVENGSTITIISDIKNKNLTFSNIKALLLSNKKVNIVNGSINIINNASMIIQNTTIKNNDKNQYGILINSPHNFIKNNNIFVKTTNPYNAIIITQDNNNLESNIINITSTTNNTGILIKSADNTLKSNKINITTDSILNTTSTGIVLNSSNENYIYNNYIYINTNKDAIGTELINSSNITVQNQIYIYTSENAIGTQLQDSKNNRIVISNMKLTSNKTVYGIKAFGNPTLNSDNTFIKEYGESIIRSNKSITVFLENTRNTNVVGLSGGSDHKTIGDYARGILTKNTENTNIFYLTLCLSALTDTNPNLIAIEQINSQNTNITAMTMKEDSTYNNKGNFLKLVNTTNTYIGSAQDVSKTNININDIAIIMENSNNNIIENISITTETDYTINLTNSNNNKIINNYLNGNNFSGGNSTIIQTNSKNSTLFNNTPEIIILTNDNYNDYFINQVFVLNKTAEAVLGSNIYNKNMTFNHAITLKNPRNYTIYNGTISLTHSTGISNLTSLQFNVSDDRKTVINIIDVIGGRVNLFYSNIIQYNKENQAQTIYVNKNSFLNASYTNITLYAPEIDSDDYNKLSTAVYCEKNTVISYGSITVNTTKTEPNGKIIGLYGGINSNLNMTINAKNNAIGVLYKNNNITYPRTQKENNINLYSNNQTIGLLYTDILLINYTYSNIPITIINHNINLTSQNTIGIKLINTNVTMAYNNINTNGTNNTPIYIENNKKSDILFNNFISNVNAQNIFKNMGNIAIKNNNMIIEKQKNLPLIIIENAENAQVISNFLKTENLMGKYAVKTINVTNLTIEFNKPGTIITNENYNQYFTNQILNSDIDVIELGSNFYNKNMIFNHKVLIENPNNYTIYNGTLIFTENATNSNITGINIHNTDDRQTSLKVNSTIIMEDSTIYQENNNTPAKTIIIEKGGIRLNHNNITTIGSQNVTIISLSKIEGQTNIQTNNIYGKGSNITAIYISNSKNARTMSINRNNIILKSDNPITAIRNINSKGTLSSNTIIVKTKNYNTPIIEIINHTGNFIILSNYIESEDVCAKDAIKVVGTGRVTYGSIRPTNGNYKTQMNITLPSELKVGTTYPIIINVTSMLDKAVNGDVIININGKETTLTLTDGIATYNYTPTKDGETTIKITYTDNEDKYLNNTITQTVTVNKINTILKVDSVKTTPNTRINIPITLTNEFENPLNGTVTVIDQYNNTFAIINIIDGKGTFTKIFRGNFNQNLTFIYDGTEIYNAINTTINVDIHKLSTTVTIDPINAHVGDKINLKATVTDEDGNPVTEGRLVFKVNGKTIKDTNGNIIYATIKDGVAMIENYTVPANWFKIESEISAVYGGTNKYTSYRSEAIPMNITKKTATMTMTTNTTTTKPGETIKITVKITEKDANVNEGRVLFKVNGKTMRDNEGYIIYHEVKNGLVTIDYTIPENTRAQDYTFTCVYGNKLYERCDVNSTITVVKN from the coding sequence ATGAAGAATAAAATAATACTATCTTCAATACTGTTAATAGTATTAATACTAGGACTTTCAGCTATATCTGCAACAGACACAAACACAACAACTATCACTTCAATAGAAAAACAAACCATAGACACGACAACATCACAAACAATAGATAATAAAGAATTAAAGTCTACTATTAAAGATACTAAAACAGAGATTACTCCAAAAAAAGAAATAAAAACAAAAGAAATTACAACACAAAACCAAAAAAATAACAAAGAAATAAAAACAACCAACAAAACACTTAAAAAAGAATCAGAAATAAACTACTATGTATCCAATGATAAAGGATCAGATACAAACGATGGATCAATTGACAAACCATATAAAACAATCAATCAAGCAATAACACAAACCACCAAAGATAACATATACAATATACACATAACAGAAGGTAAATATACTGGTGTTGGAAATACCAATCTTACAATAAATGGAGATTATAAAATAAACTTCATAGGAGATGGAATTAATAAAACCATTATTGATGGTGATGGTAAGTATACTATTAATCCAAATCCAGGTTATGTATGGGGAAGTTCACCAGATTGGTGGTGGTATATTAATTGTAGTGGTAACTGGGGTATGAATATTACTAAAGGTACTGGTTATATAACATTATCTAATATGAATATTCAACACATGCTTGCTACTGGTGGAGCAGATATCTCACTTAATCCTTATGGTGGTATAACTAATTATGGTAATTTAAGTGTCAATAATGTATTGTTCTATCAGAATCTGGGTGGAGTAGGTGCTAGTATACAAAACAAAAATAATGCTACACTTACTGTAAATAATAGTATTTTCCAAGAAAATAGAAAATCTAATACTACAGGTAATTTTGGAGCAGGAATTTACAATAATGGAACAGCAAGTGTTACTAATAGTTTATTTAAAGATAATTTAGCTCGATGGGGTACTTTAACAAATGATGGAATTATAGATATTGTTAATTGTACTTTCCGTGATGGTATATCCTATGATGGTTCAAGTACATATAAATTTGGTAGTGGAATTGCTGCAAATACTGGTGGTGCTAGTTTTAGTAATCCATATGATCTTGATGGATTAGTTACTAATGTTATAAATTGTACTTTCATTAATAATGAACAAACTGATATTTATGTAGGATTAGGTAATTTATTTGTAAATAATTGTAATTTTAATCAGAGTACTGGTATTTATACAAAAGGAAGTAGTAGTTATGGAAATATTAAAACAGGAATTTATAATTCAACATTTACTAATATGAAACCTTCAAATTTATTTAGTTCTCTTAGTGTAACAACAGGTACAACCTTTGCTATCTATTTAGAAAGTAGTGGAAATATTACAATACAGGGTAATGTTATAAATCTTGCAAAATATGGTTATGGTATTTATGTTAATAGTAATACTACCATAAATAATAACACATTAAATAAGTATATTTATATAAAAGGTAAGAATAATAAAATTATGAATAATATTATAAAAACAAATGATATTTATGCAATAGAAATAATTTCTTCAGCAATCAATGGAGGTAATAATGAAATAACTAATAATACTTTATATTCTCAAGTATTCACTGGTGATAAAGCAGTATTATATTCTGATAAAAGCAATACTATCAAAAATAATATTCCAGTAACTGGTAGTTATATTAATTTAACTGATGATAATTATAATATTTATTTTGATAAGAATGGTGTAATTAAAACAGATGTTGTTGAAAATGGTAGTACTATTACAATTATTAGTGATATTAAAAATAAGAATTTAACTTTTTCTAATATAAAAGCTCTTCTTTTAAGTAATAAAAAAGTTAATATTGTAAATGGTTCAATTAATATTATAAATAATGCTTCAATGATTATTCAAAATACAACAATTAAAAATAATGATAAAAATCAATATGGAATTCTAATTAATTCACCACATAATTTTATAAAAAATAATAATATATTTGTAAAAACAACAAATCCATATAATGCTATTATAATAACACAAGATAATAATAATTTAGAATCAAATATAATTAATATTACTAGTACAACAAATAATACAGGTATTTTAATAAAATCAGCAGATAATACATTAAAAAGCAATAAAATAAATATAACTACAGATAGTATACTTAATACAACATCAACTGGTATTGTATTAAATAGTAGTAATGAAAATTATATTTATAATAATTATATCTATATTAATACAAATAAAGATGCAATAGGAACAGAGTTAATAAATTCAAGTAATATCACTGTTCAAAATCAGATATACATATATACATCAGAAAATGCAATAGGAACACAATTACAAGATTCTAAGAATAATAGAATAGTCATATCTAATATGAAATTAACATCAAATAAAACAGTTTATGGAATCAAGGCATTTGGAAATCCAACATTAAATAGTGATAATACATTCATTAAGGAATATGGAGAATCCATAATAAGATCAAATAAAAGTATAACTGTATTTTTAGAAAATACAAGAAATACTAATGTAGTAGGTTTATCTGGAGGTAGTGATCATAAAACAATAGGTGACTATGCAAGAGGAATATTAACAAAAAATACTGAAAACACAAACATATTCTATTTAACATTATGTCTTTCTGCATTAACTGATACAAACCCTAATCTAATTGCAATAGAACAAATTAATTCACAAAATACCAACATTACTGCTATGACTATGAAAGAAGACTCAACATATAACAACAAAGGAAATTTCTTAAAACTAGTAAATACTACAAACACATACATAGGATCAGCACAAGATGTTTCAAAAACAAATATAAATATAAATGATATTGCAATAATAATGGAAAACTCAAATAATAACATTATAGAAAATATATCCATCACAACAGAAACAGATTATACAATAAATCTAACAAACTCAAATAATAATAAAATAATAAATAATTATCTTAATGGTAATAATTTCAGTGGAGGAAACAGTACCATTATACAAACAAACAGTAAAAACAGTACATTATTCAACAATACTCCAGAAATAATAATTCTAACAAATGATAATTACAATGACTACTTTATAAATCAAGTATTTGTTCTTAATAAAACAGCCGAAGCAGTATTAGGATCTAACATTTATAATAAAAATATGACATTTAATCATGCAATAACATTAAAAAATCCTAGAAATTATACAATATATAATGGAACAATATCCTTAACACATTCTACAGGAATTAGTAACTTAACTAGTTTACAATTTAATGTAAGTGATGATAGAAAAACTGTGATAAATATTATAGATGTTATTGGAGGAAGAGTAAACCTATTTTATTCTAATATAATACAATATAACAAAGAAAACCAAGCACAAACCATATATGTAAATAAGAATTCATTCTTAAATGCATCATATACAAATATAACATTATATGCACCAGAAATAGATTCAGATGATTACAATAAATTATCTACAGCAGTATATTGTGAAAAAAACACTGTAATATCATATGGAAGTATCACAGTTAATACAACAAAAACAGAACCTAATGGAAAAATAATAGGATTATATGGTGGAATTAATTCTAACTTAAATATGACAATAAATGCTAAAAACAATGCAATAGGAGTACTATATAAAAATAATAATATTACATATCCTAGAACTCAAAAAGAAAATAATATTAACTTATATAGTAATAATCAAACAATAGGACTTTTATATACAGACATATTATTAATAAATTATACTTATAGTAACATTCCTATTACTATAATAAATCATAATATAAACTTAACTTCACAGAATACAATTGGAATAAAACTAATTAATACTAATGTTACAATGGCATATAATAATATAAACACTAATGGAACTAACAACACTCCAATATATATAGAAAATAATAAAAAATCTGATATATTATTTAATAATTTTATAAGTAATGTCAATGCTCAAAACATATTTAAAAATATGGGCAATATCGCAATTAAAAACAATAATATGATAATAGAAAAACAGAAAAATTTACCTCTAATTATAATAGAAAATGCAGAAAATGCTCAAGTAATCAGTAACTTTTTAAAAACAGAAAATTTAATGGGAAAATATGCAGTAAAAACTATTAATGTAACAAATCTCACTATAGAATTTAATAAACCTGGAACAATCATAACAAATGAAAATTATAATCAATACTTCACAAATCAAATCTTAAACTCTGATATTGATGTAATAGAGTTAGGATCTAACTTTTATAATAAAAATATGATATTTAATCATAAAGTGTTAATAGAAAATCCAAATAATTATACAATATATAATGGAACATTAATATTCACAGAAAATGCAACAAACAGTAACATAACTGGAATAAACATACATAACACTGATGATAGACAAACAAGCTTAAAAGTGAATTCAACAATAATTATGGAGGATAGTACAATCTATCAAGAAAATAATAATACTCCTGCAAAAACAATAATTATTGAAAAAGGTGGAATAAGATTAAATCATAATAATATTACAACAATTGGTAGTCAAAATGTAACAATAATTTCATTAAGTAAAATAGAAGGACAAACTAATATTCAAACGAATAATATATATGGAAAAGGATCTAATATAACAGCAATATACATATCAAACAGTAAAAATGCAAGAACTATGTCTATAAATAGAAATAACATAATATTAAAAAGTGATAATCCAATAACAGCAATACGAAATATAAATTCTAAAGGAACTCTTAGTAGTAATACTATTATTGTTAAAACTAAGAATTATAATACCCCAATAATAGAAATAATAAATCATACAGGTAATTTTATAATACTAAGTAATTATATAGAAAGTGAAGATGTATGTGCTAAAGATGCAATAAAAGTAGTGGGAACTGGAAGAGTTACTTATGGAAGTATTAGACCAACAAATGGAAACTACAAAACACAAATGAACATAACACTACCTTCAGAATTAAAAGTAGGTACTACTTATCCAATAATAATCAATGTAACAAGTATGCTAGATAAAGCTGTAAATGGTGATGTAATAATTAATATTAATGGAAAAGAAACTACATTAACATTAACAGATGGAATAGCTACATACAACTACACACCAACAAAAGATGGTGAAACCACAATAAAAATAACATATACAGATAATGAAGATAAATATCTAAACAACACCATTACTCAAACTGTAACAGTAAATAAAATAAATACTATACTCAAAGTAGACTCAGTAAAAACAACACCAAATACACGTATAAACATACCAATAACACTAACAAATGAATTTGAAAACCCATTAAATGGAACAGTAACAGTAATAGACCAATACAATAACACATTTGCAATAATCAATATAATTGATGGAAAAGGAACATTTACTAAAATCTTCAGAGGAAACTTCAACCAAAACCTAACATTCATCTATGATGGAACAGAAATATACAATGCAATAAACACAACAATAAACGTGGATATACATAAACTCAGTACTACTGTAACAATAGATCCAATAAATGCACATGTAGGAGATAAAATCAATCTAAAAGCAACAGTAACAGATGAAGATGGAAATCCTGTAACAGAAGGACGTTTAGTATTCAAAGTAAATGGTAAAACAATAAAAGATACCAATGGAAACATTATATACGCAACAATAAAAGATGGAGTAGCAATGATAGAAAACTACACTGTACCAGCAAACTGGTTTAAAATAGAATCAGAAATAAGTGCTGTGTATGGTGGAACAAATAAATACACCTCCTACAGAAGTGAAGCAATACCAATGAACATAACCAAAAAAACAGCTACAATGACAATGACAACAAACACCACAACAACAAAACCAGGCGAAACAATAAAAATAACAGTGAAAATAACAGAAAAAGATGCTAATGTAAATGAAGGACGTGTCCTATTCAAGGTAAATGGTAAAACCATGAGAGATAATGAGGGATATATAATTTACCATGAAGTAAAAAATGGACTAGTAACAATAGATTACACAATACCAGAAAATACAAGAGCACAAGACTACACATTCACATGTGTATATGGAAACAAACTCTATGAACGTTGTGATGTAAACAGTACAATCACGGTAGTAAAAAACTAA
- a CDS encoding nicotinamide-nucleotide adenylyltransferase, which produces MNEKRGLLIGRMQPVHKGHISVIQETLKEVDELVIGIGSAEKSHTLSNPFTGGERILMLTKALREYNIDPSRYYILPLEDIACNSLWVGHVTMLTPPFCRVYSGNSLVQQLFQEANIPYTQPPLFNRTEYSGTEVRRRMLNNDNWEKLVPNSVIKVLKEINGIQRIQKLNQKEISELV; this is translated from the coding sequence ATGAACGAAAAAAGAGGATTATTAATTGGAAGAATGCAACCTGTCCACAAGGGACATATTAGTGTTATACAAGAAACATTAAAAGAAGTTGATGAGCTTGTAATTGGAATTGGAAGTGCTGAAAAAAGTCATACATTATCCAACCCCTTTACAGGTGGAGAACGTATACTCATGCTAACTAAAGCTCTAAGAGAATATAACATAGATCCATCAAGATATTATATTCTCCCATTAGAAGATATTGCATGTAACTCCCTATGGGTAGGTCATGTTACAATGTTAACACCACCATTTTGTAGAGTATATTCTGGAAATAGTTTAGTTCAACAATTATTCCAAGAAGCAAACATACCCTACACCCAACCACCACTATTTAATAGAACAGAATACTCTGGTACAGAAGTAAGAAGACGAATGTTAAATAATGATAACTGGGAAAAACTAGTTCCAAATTCAGTAATTAAAGTTCTTAAGGAAATTAATGGTATTCAACGTATACAAAAATTAAATCAAAAAGAAATCAGTGAATTAGTATAG
- a CDS encoding pseudomurein-binding repeat-containing protein translates to MKIKKEVKKELTKEEYSDFIKKVISINEKQKSMPSYVMIDDVKIYKNEYIEAIENVNKFILENGRHPETITIYVKRRRK, encoded by the coding sequence ATGAAGATTAAAAAAGAAGTTAAAAAAGAGCTTACAAAAGAAGAATACAGTGACTTTATAAAAAAAGTAATTTCAATAAATGAAAAACAAAAAAGTATGCCCTCATATGTAATGATAGATGATGTAAAAATCTATAAAAATGAATACATTGAAGCTATAGAAAATGTTAATAAATTCATTCTAGAAAATGGACGACACCCTGAAACTATCACAATCTATGTTAAAAGAAGACGAAAATAA
- the guaB gene encoding IMP dehydrogenase: MNKYMDKLTKAEDTYTFDDFLIKPGLSCIEPNDVKLDTQVSTNYHLNTPVVSSAMDTVTEANMAISLARQGGLGVIHRNLTIEQEIKEIKKVKYANELTVKEVISISPDETVSEAQQIMDIEEISGLPVVNDDNIVVGIISRRDIKPLRGKYLNRKVSDAMTQEVVTISENTTTEEALDVAYENKVERLPVVSDVNELLGIVTMKDILERKKYPDAARDKNGRYLVAAACGPFDIERAMAIDDAGADIIAIDSAHGHKTDIFKSVNEMKKNVDADILLGNIATAKAAKDMLDATEIDGIKVGIGPGSICTTRIVAGVGVPQLSAVSSVADVAEDHGIPVIADGGLRYSGDIAKALAVGANAVMLGSLLAGTTESPGEMTIRNGRKYKQYRGMGSLGAMTGGVGAGKDRYFQGSSSNMNSSKLVPEGIEGVVPYKGEASQIVYQLMGGLKSSMGYVGAKSIKEMHEKAELVHITPNGMSESHPHDITITNESPNYHPRY; encoded by the coding sequence ATGAATAAATATATGGATAAATTAACAAAAGCAGAAGACACATATACATTTGATGATTTTCTTATAAAACCAGGATTATCATGTATAGAACCAAATGATGTAAAATTAGATACACAAGTATCTACAAACTATCATTTAAACACACCAGTTGTAAGTTCGGCTATGGATACTGTTACAGAAGCAAACATGGCAATATCTCTAGCAAGACAAGGTGGACTTGGTGTTATTCATAGAAATTTAACTATTGAACAAGAAATTAAAGAAATTAAAAAGGTTAAATATGCTAATGAATTAACAGTTAAAGAAGTTATATCAATATCTCCTGATGAAACAGTTTCTGAAGCACAACAAATCATGGATATTGAAGAAATAAGTGGTTTACCCGTAGTAAATGATGATAATATTGTTGTAGGTATTATAAGTCGTAGAGATATTAAACCTTTAAGAGGTAAATACTTAAATCGTAAAGTATCCGATGCAATGACTCAGGAAGTAGTTACAATCTCTGAAAACACAACTACTGAAGAAGCATTAGATGTTGCATATGAAAATAAAGTTGAAAGGTTACCAGTAGTTTCTGATGTTAATGAACTTCTTGGTATAGTAACAATGAAAGATATTTTAGAACGTAAAAAATATCCTGATGCAGCACGTGATAAAAATGGTAGATATCTTGTTGCAGCAGCATGTGGTCCGTTTGATATTGAAAGAGCAATGGCAATAGATGATGCTGGGGCAGATATTATTGCTATAGATAGTGCACATGGACATAAAACTGATATTTTCAAATCTGTTAATGAAATGAAGAAAAATGTTGATGCAGATATATTACTTGGTAATATTGCAACTGCAAAGGCTGCAAAAGACATGTTAGATGCAACAGAAATTGATGGTATAAAAGTTGGTATAGGTCCAGGTTCAATTTGTACCACTAGGATAGTTGCAGGTGTAGGTGTACCTCAACTTAGTGCTGTTTCAAGTGTTGCAGATGTAGCAGAAGATCATGGAATACCTGTAATTGCTGATGGTGGTTTAAGATACTCTGGAGATATAGCAAAAGCATTAGCTGTTGGAGCAAATGCAGTTATGCTAGGTAGTTTACTTGCTGGAACAACTGAATCTCCTGGGGAAATGACTATTAGAAATGGACGTAAATATAAACAATATCGTGGAATGGGTTCTTTAGGTGCTATGACTGGTGGAGTTGGAGCAGGAAAAGATAGGTATTTCCAAGGTTCAAGTAGTAATATGAATTCCTCAAAATTAGTACCAGAAGGTATTGAAGGAGTAGTTCCATATAAAGGAGAAGCTAGTCAAATAGTTTATCAATTAATGGGTGGTTTAAAATCATCAATGGGTTATGTTGGGGCTAAATCAATTAAAGAAATGCATGAAAAAGCAGAATTAGTTCATATAACTCCTAATGGTATGTCTGAAAGTCATCCTCATGATATTACCATTACTAATGAAAGTCCAAACTATCATCCAAGATATTAA
- a CDS encoding HD domain-containing protein, producing the protein MGFIRDSIHGDLHLTDFELKIIDTVEMQRLRRIKQLGFTNLVYPGANHTRFEHSIGTLFLANKIATRLNLDNEIIELLRICGLLHDIGHSPFSHVSERALKHDHETVTKNIIKDSSITDILNEKFDPKLVTSIIDGKTKYGKIISGDLDVDRMDYLARDSYYTGVAYGVIDTERLLYSLTYCDNALVLSSKGVQAAESTLLARYFMYPTVYQHHTTRIVNSMFRVSLSRLIKDKVVVEKELQYLDDGDLINITRNTKGLPQKTMKNIDTRRLYKKTDTIPLIDFENPEKIVNMDKKYLTEAEEEIANKLDVPPEEVIIDMPEELSFKKMSIQVNTYNGLKPLTQVSPIIESLKKAQYNYADLALFMSKENKQQAIDKNIKLIDYLTLPM; encoded by the coding sequence ATGGGATTTATAAGAGATAGTATCCATGGTGATTTACATCTAACTGATTTTGAATTAAAAATCATAGATACTGTTGAAATGCAAAGATTAAGAAGAATAAAGCAATTAGGATTTACAAATCTTGTATATCCTGGAGCAAATCATACTAGATTTGAGCATTCAATAGGTACTTTATTTTTAGCAAATAAAATAGCAACAAGACTAAATTTAGATAATGAAATCATTGAATTACTAAGAATATGTGGATTACTTCATGATATTGGTCACTCCCCATTTTCACATGTTTCAGAAAGAGCACTAAAACATGACCATGAAACAGTAACTAAAAATATCATAAAAGATTCAAGTATTACAGACATATTAAATGAAAAATTCGATCCAAAACTAGTTACAAGTATAATTGATGGAAAAACCAAGTATGGAAAAATAATCTCAGGAGACCTTGATGTTGATAGAATGGACTATCTTGCAAGAGACTCATATTATACTGGTGTTGCTTATGGTGTTATTGATACGGAACGCTTATTATATAGCTTAACCTACTGTGATAATGCTCTTGTATTATCATCAAAGGGAGTTCAAGCTGCAGAATCAACATTACTAGCAAGATATTTCATGTATCCTACTGTATATCAACATCATACAACAAGAATAGTAAATAGTATGTTTAGAGTATCATTATCCAGATTAATTAAAGACAAAGTAGTTGTTGAAAAAGAACTACAATATCTTGATGATGGTGACTTAATAAATATAACACGAAATACTAAAGGATTACCACAAAAAACTATGAAAAATATAGATACGCGCAGATTATATAAAAAAACTGACACTATACCTTTAATAGACTTTGAAAATCCTGAAAAAATAGTAAATATGGATAAAAAATATTTAACTGAAGCAGAAGAGGAAATAGCAAATAAATTAGATGTTCCCCCAGAAGAAGTTATTATAGATATGCCAGAAGAACTTTCATTTAAAAAGATGAGTATACAAGTTAATACATACAATGGCCTAAAACCACTTACACAAGTATCCCCTATTATAGAATCTCTAAAAAAAGCACAGTATAATTATGCTGATTTAGCATTATTTATGTCAAAAGAAAATAAACAACAAGCCATTGATAAAAATATAAAACTAATTGATTATCTAACACTACCTATGTGA